Proteins encoded within one genomic window of Micromonospora halotolerans:
- a CDS encoding glycosyltransferase translates to MRIVVAHNRYREAQPSGENTIVDAEIAQLTAAGVEVLPFLRSSDEIPAMSKPAKALLPISPIWAPKAQHDLDRLLAEHRPDVLHLHNPYPLLSPWVVRTAHKRGVPVVQTVHNYRQVCSSGLYFRDGVICQDCRGRALGVPAIVHRCYRGSRAQSAVMATTLAVHRPTWKSVDRYIALTTAVADHLRDYGIPDERIVVKPNAVPDPGTPAPPGDGFLFMGRLSPEKGLDLLLTAWRRHPVGSLGPLRIAGDGELRPLVEAAAAERPDVLYLGQLDRTGVRAALTDSAVVLATSTWHDVLPTVIIEALASGRPVLGTALGGIPYLVGADAPREPAGTGPAEVATATPGDGHVSLPTGVQRGEAGWVVAPDPEALAAALPLARAGAPTLAPAARTRYERTFHPDVVTKRLIDIYADLSNAARR, encoded by the coding sequence GTGAGAATCGTGGTGGCGCACAACCGGTACCGGGAAGCCCAGCCGTCCGGCGAGAACACCATCGTCGACGCGGAGATCGCCCAGCTGACCGCGGCCGGGGTGGAGGTGCTGCCGTTCCTGCGCAGCTCCGACGAGATCCCCGCGATGTCGAAGCCGGCCAAGGCGTTGCTGCCGATCTCGCCGATCTGGGCCCCGAAGGCCCAGCACGACCTCGACCGCCTGCTCGCCGAGCACCGCCCGGACGTGCTGCACCTGCACAACCCGTACCCGCTGCTCTCGCCCTGGGTGGTGCGGACCGCGCACAAGCGCGGCGTGCCCGTGGTGCAGACGGTGCACAACTACCGCCAGGTCTGTTCCTCCGGGCTCTACTTCCGCGACGGCGTGATCTGCCAGGACTGCCGGGGCCGGGCGCTGGGGGTGCCGGCGATCGTGCACCGCTGCTACCGGGGCTCCCGCGCGCAGAGCGCCGTGATGGCCACCACGCTCGCCGTGCACCGCCCGACCTGGAAGTCGGTGGACCGGTACATCGCGCTCACCACCGCCGTCGCCGACCACCTCCGCGACTACGGCATCCCCGACGAGCGGATCGTGGTCAAGCCCAACGCGGTGCCCGACCCGGGGACGCCGGCGCCGCCCGGCGACGGTTTCCTCTTCATGGGCCGGCTGAGCCCGGAGAAGGGCCTCGACCTGCTGCTGACCGCCTGGCGGCGGCACCCCGTGGGGTCGCTGGGCCCGCTGCGGATCGCCGGCGACGGCGAGCTGCGTCCGCTGGTCGAGGCGGCCGCCGCCGAGCGGCCGGACGTGCTCTACCTGGGCCAGCTCGACCGGACCGGGGTGCGCGCCGCGCTGACCGACAGCGCCGTGGTCCTGGCCACCTCCACCTGGCACGACGTGCTGCCCACGGTGATCATCGAGGCGCTGGCCAGCGGCCGGCCGGTGCTCGGCACCGCGCTGGGCGGCATCCCGTACCTGGTCGGCGCGGACGCCCCCCGCGAGCCCGCCGGCACCGGCCCGGCCGAGGTGGCCACCGCGACGCCCGGCGACGGGCACGTCTCCCTGCCCACCGGGGTGCAGCGCGGCGAGGCCGGCTGGGTGGTCGCGCCCGACCCGGAGGCGCTGGCCGCCGCCCTCCCTCTGGCCCGGGCCGGCGCGCCGACGCTCGCTCCGGCCGCCCGCACCCGCTACGAGCGCACCTTCCACCCCGACGTGGTGACGAAGCGCCTCATCGACATCTACGCCGACCTCTCCAACGCCGCCCGCCGCTGA
- a CDS encoding Fpg/Nei family DNA glycosylase: protein MPELPEVEALAGYLRERAVGRRVERFEVASINALKTYDPPPSAVAGRAVVGAGRYGKFLDVRFAEGLHLVVHLARAGWLHYREAFPSTAPLRPGKGPIALRVRLDDGSGFDLTEAGTQKKLAAYLVTDPALVPGVGKLGPDALEADLATFGARLRGRRGQVKGVLTDQSVLAGIGNAYSDEILHAAKLSPFAITDRLTDDQLATLHAATRAVLGDAVRRSMGQRAAELKGEKRSGLKVHARKGLPCPVCGDLVREVSFADSSLQYCPTCQTGGKPLADRRLSRLVR from the coding sequence GTGCCTGAACTACCGGAGGTGGAAGCGCTCGCCGGCTACCTGCGCGAGCGGGCGGTCGGCCGGCGGGTCGAGCGGTTCGAGGTCGCCTCGATCAACGCGCTGAAGACGTACGACCCGCCGCCGAGCGCGGTCGCCGGCCGGGCCGTGGTCGGCGCGGGCCGGTACGGCAAGTTCCTGGACGTCCGGTTCGCCGAGGGCCTGCACCTGGTGGTCCACCTGGCCCGGGCGGGCTGGCTGCACTACCGGGAGGCGTTCCCGTCGACCGCCCCGCTGCGCCCCGGCAAGGGGCCGATCGCCCTGCGGGTCCGTCTCGACGACGGCTCCGGTTTCGACCTGACCGAGGCGGGCACGCAGAAGAAGCTGGCCGCGTACCTGGTGACCGACCCGGCCCTGGTGCCGGGGGTGGGCAAGCTGGGCCCGGACGCCCTGGAGGCCGACCTGGCCACCTTCGGTGCCCGGCTGCGCGGGCGGCGGGGGCAGGTCAAGGGGGTGCTGACCGACCAGTCGGTGCTCGCGGGGATCGGCAACGCGTACTCCGACGAGATCCTGCACGCGGCGAAGCTCTCCCCGTTCGCGATCACCGACCGGCTGACCGACGATCAGCTCGCCACGCTGCACGCGGCGACCCGCGCGGTGCTCGGCGACGCGGTCCGGCGCTCGATGGGGCAGCGGGCCGCGGAGCTGAAGGGCGAGAAGCGCTCCGGGCTCAAGGTCCACGCCCGGAAGGGGCTGCCCTGCCCGGTCTGCGGCGACCTTGTGCGAGAGGTCTCGTTCGCCGATTCGAGCCTGCAATACTGTCCCACCTGTCAGACCGGCGGCAAGCCGCTGGCTGACCGACGGTTGTCCCGGCTCGTACGGTGA
- a CDS encoding phosphocholine cytidylyltransferase family protein: MIGMVLAAGAGRRLRPYTDTLPKALVPVDGETTILDIALRNLAEVGLTEVVIVVGYAADAVRQRQAALEEKYGVTITLVHNDKAEEWNNAYSLWLAREHFSRGVLLVNGDTVHPVSVEKTLLAERGPGILLAVDNIKVLAEEEMKTTFDAAGQLTRITKLMDPGEAYGEYIGATLIEPQVAGALADALEATWRRDPNLYYEDGYQEFADRGGEVRAAPIGDVSWVEVDNHADLARAREIACRY; this comes from the coding sequence ATGATCGGGATGGTGCTTGCCGCCGGTGCGGGGCGCCGACTGCGCCCGTACACCGACACCCTGCCCAAGGCCCTGGTGCCGGTCGACGGGGAGACCACCATCCTCGACATCGCGCTGCGCAACCTCGCCGAGGTCGGGCTGACCGAGGTCGTGATCGTGGTCGGCTACGCGGCGGACGCGGTCCGGCAGCGGCAGGCCGCGCTGGAGGAGAAGTACGGCGTCACGATCACCCTCGTGCACAACGACAAGGCCGAGGAGTGGAACAACGCGTACTCGCTGTGGCTGGCCCGGGAGCACTTCTCCCGGGGGGTGCTGCTGGTCAACGGCGACACCGTGCACCCGGTGAGCGTGGAGAAGACCCTGCTGGCCGAGCGCGGGCCCGGCATCCTGCTGGCCGTCGACAACATCAAGGTGCTGGCCGAGGAGGAGATGAAGACCACCTTCGACGCGGCCGGCCAGCTCACCCGGATCACCAAGCTGATGGACCCGGGCGAGGCGTACGGGGAGTACATCGGCGCGACGCTGATCGAGCCGCAGGTGGCCGGCGCGCTCGCCGACGCCCTGGAGGCGACGTGGCGGCGCGACCCGAACCTCTACTACGAGGACGGCTACCAGGAGTTCGCCGACCGGGGCGGCGAGGTGCGGGCCGCGCCGATCGGCGACGTCTCCTGGGTCGAGGTCGACAACCACGCCGACCTGGCCCGGGCGCGGGAGATCGCGTGCCGCTACTAG
- a CDS encoding iron-containing alcohol dehydrogenase family protein has translation MPLLARSVLTPLHIDVRRGAVADLAAILADGRISSGGDVAVVVGPGQGEKVADLVRPSLRAADVFTVAGGSLDAADDLGGKLRARSYDAVVGIGGGKTIDVAKYAATRRGLPMVSLATSLANDGIASPVASLVTDGIKGSYGVHIPIAVIVDLDFVESGPDRHNRAGIGDVISNISALADWELARKVRGESFDGLAASLSRAGAEAVLNHPGDMSDDAFVIVLAEALISSGLAMAIEGTSRPASGGCHEIMHAVDALYPGTASHGELAGLGALFCTFLRGDERRLTEMSACLARHGLPRLPADVGLSDEQFVEAVQFAPATRPDRYTILEHLAMSPTETRERLADYAGALRDHLG, from the coding sequence GTGCCGCTACTAGCCCGGAGCGTGTTGACCCCGCTGCACATCGACGTGCGGCGGGGGGCGGTGGCCGACCTGGCGGCGATCCTCGCCGACGGCCGCATCTCCTCCGGGGGTGACGTGGCGGTCGTGGTCGGTCCGGGGCAGGGCGAGAAGGTCGCCGATCTGGTCCGCCCGTCGCTGCGGGCGGCCGACGTGTTCACCGTCGCCGGGGGCAGTCTGGACGCCGCCGACGACCTCGGCGGGAAGCTCCGGGCCCGGTCGTACGACGCGGTGGTCGGTATCGGCGGCGGCAAGACCATCGACGTGGCCAAGTACGCGGCGACCCGCCGGGGCCTGCCGATGGTCTCCCTGGCGACCAGCCTCGCCAACGACGGGATCGCCTCCCCGGTGGCGAGCCTCGTCACCGACGGGATCAAGGGCTCCTACGGGGTGCACATCCCGATCGCCGTGATCGTGGATCTGGACTTCGTGGAGAGCGGCCCGGACCGGCACAACCGGGCCGGCATCGGTGACGTGATCAGCAACATCAGCGCTCTGGCCGACTGGGAGCTGGCCCGGAAGGTGCGCGGTGAGTCGTTCGACGGACTGGCCGCGTCGCTCTCCCGGGCGGGCGCGGAGGCGGTGCTCAACCACCCGGGCGACATGAGCGACGACGCCTTCGTCATCGTGCTGGCCGAGGCGCTGATCTCCAGCGGCCTGGCCATGGCCATCGAGGGCACCAGCCGCCCGGCCAGCGGCGGCTGCCACGAGATCATGCACGCGGTGGACGCGCTCTACCCGGGCACCGCCTCGCACGGCGAGCTGGCCGGGCTGGGCGCCCTGTTCTGCACCTTCCTCCGCGGCGACGAGCGGCGGCTCACCGAGATGTCGGCCTGCCTGGCCCGGCACGGCCTGCCCCGGCTGCCCGCCGACGTGGGCCTGTCCGACGAGCAGTTCGTGGAGGCGGTGCAGTTCGCGCCGGCCACCCGGCCGGACCGCTACACCATCCTCGAACACCTGGCGATGTCGCCTACCGAGACGCGGGAGCGGCTGGCAGACTACGCCGGTGCACTCCGCGACCACCTTGGCTGA
- a CDS encoding CDP-alcohol phosphatidyltransferase family protein: MHSATTLAEPSRPSVADFHRVNRGGGLFSESISQWIGAVFALVAQRLGLRPTALTLTNLVLGLAASVTVVALADDVAAGSVPAWAVGLVALVAWQIAYALDCADGQLARVTKQNNPAGARVDVLCDVAAQIALVTALGATAVAQRPSTPTWLVAVFAGTWMVNLVTSVMQAGPNAASMVTSTSLPVRLAKLVRDYGAVIFLAGLVLTVAPALTLWVIVAFTIVNGGFLLASIAFSARASLR; the protein is encoded by the coding sequence GTGCACTCCGCGACCACCTTGGCTGAGCCGTCCCGCCCCTCCGTCGCCGACTTCCACCGGGTCAACCGTGGCGGCGGCCTGTTCAGCGAGTCGATCAGCCAGTGGATCGGGGCGGTGTTCGCGCTGGTCGCGCAGCGCCTGGGGTTGCGCCCGACCGCGCTGACCCTCACCAACCTGGTGCTCGGCCTGGCCGCCTCGGTCACCGTGGTCGCGCTCGCCGACGACGTGGCGGCGGGGTCCGTCCCGGCCTGGGCCGTCGGGCTGGTCGCCCTGGTCGCCTGGCAGATCGCGTACGCGCTGGACTGCGCGGACGGTCAGCTCGCCCGGGTCACCAAGCAGAACAACCCGGCCGGCGCCCGGGTCGACGTGCTCTGCGACGTGGCCGCCCAGATCGCCCTGGTCACCGCGCTCGGGGCGACCGCCGTGGCGCAGCGCCCCTCGACGCCCACCTGGCTGGTGGCGGTCTTCGCCGGCACCTGGATGGTCAACCTGGTCACCTCGGTGATGCAGGCCGGCCCGAACGCGGCCAGCATGGTCACCTCGACCTCGCTCCCGGTCCGCCTGGCGAAGCTGGTCCGCGACTACGGCGCGGTGATCTTCCTGGCCGGCCTGGTCCTGACCGTGGCCCCCGCCCTGACCCTGTGGGTGATCGTCGCCTTCACGATCGTCAACGGCGGCTTCCTCCTGGCCAGCATCGCCTTCTCCGCCCGAGCCTCCCTCCGCTGA